A stretch of Helicobacter pylori oki112 DNA encodes these proteins:
- the ccoP gene encoding cytochrome-c oxidase, cbb3-type subunit III gives MDFLNDHINVFGLIAALVILVLTIYESSSLIKEMRDSKSQGELIGNGHLIDGIGEFANNVPVGWIASFMCTIVWAFWYFFFGYPLNSFSQIGQYNEEVKAHNQKFEAKWKHLGQKELVDMGQGIFLVHCSQCHGITAEGLHGSAQNLVRWGKEEGIMDTIKHGSKGMDYLAGEMPAMELDEKDAKAIASYVMAEISSVKKTKNPQLIDKGKELFESMGCTGCHGNDGKGLQENQVFAADLTAYGTENFLRNILTHGKKGNIGHMPSFKYKNFSDLQVKALAEFIQSLKPLED, from the coding sequence ATGGATTTTTTAAACGACCATATAAATGTTTTTGGCTTGATTGCAGCGCTTGTGATTTTAGTTTTAACCATCTATGAATCCAGTTCGCTCATTAAAGAAATGCGCGACAGCAAATCTCAAGGTGAGCTTATAGGAAACGGGCATTTGATTGATGGGATAGGGGAGTTCGCCAATAATGTGCCAGTAGGCTGGATCGCAAGCTTTATGTGCACGATTGTGTGGGCTTTTTGGTATTTTTTCTTTGGGTATCCGCTGAATAGCTTTTCTCAAATCGGGCAATACAATGAAGAGGTTAAAGCGCACAACCAAAAATTTGAGGCCAAATGGAAGCATTTGGGTCAAAAGGAATTGGTGGATATGGGGCAAGGCATCTTTTTAGTCCATTGTTCGCAATGCCATGGAATCACTGCTGAGGGCTTGCATGGGAGCGCTCAAAATCTGGTGCGTTGGGGTAAAGAAGAGGGCATTATGGACACCATTAAGCATGGCTCTAAAGGCATGGATTATCTCGCTGGGGAAATGCCCGCTATGGAATTAGACGAAAAAGACGCTAAAGCGATCGCAAGCTATGTGATGGCAGAAATTTCTAGCGTTAAAAAGACGAAAAACCCTCAACTCATTGATAAAGGCAAGGAATTGTTTGAAAGCATGGGTTGCACAGGCTGTCATGGCAATGATGGTAAGGGCTTGCAAGAAAATCAAGTGTTTGCAGCCGATTTGACCGCTTACGGCACAGAGAATTTTTTGAGAAATATCTTAACGCATGGCAAAAAGGGCAATATAGGGCATATGCCATCATTCAAGTATAAAAACTTTAGCGATTTACAAGTTAAAGCGTTAGCCGAATTTATCCAATCGCTAAAACCCTTAGAAGATTAA
- a CDS encoding DUF4006 family protein yields MKFLNGLAGNLLIVVILLCVAVFFTLKAIHIQKEQATNYYRYKDINALETKNTQNRANYELVNQGSKK; encoded by the coding sequence ATGAAATTTTTAAACGGATTAGCAGGGAATTTACTGATTGTGGTTATTTTATTGTGTGTGGCCGTTTTTTTTACGCTCAAAGCGATCCATATCCAAAAAGAGCAAGCCACCAATTATTACCGCTATAAGGATATTAACGCTTTAGAGACAAAAAACACCCAAAACCGGGCTAACTATGAATTAGTCAATCAAGGGAGTAAAAAATGA
- a CDS encoding menaquinone biosynthesis family protein → MISVAHSPDADDIFMYYAIKFGWIDCPIKNKTFHNIALDIETLNQEALKNTYDVSAISFGLYPKIANDYALLPTATSFGNGYGPKLVKKKGVKLKKDFRVALSGEHTTNALLFKIYYKHARIAYMNFLDIEKAVLEEKVHAGVLIHENILDFHNELEVEKELWDVWKELIKVDLPLPLGGMAIRRSIPLYRAILIKKALIKAVEVALKHQNLLSEMLLERSLIRVNKEQLQTYLSLYANETSTHLSEIQILAIDKLFELGYQHGFYASLLKTKDCLLTDEYLKYRFS, encoded by the coding sequence TTGATTAGTGTCGCTCATAGCCCTGATGCTGATGATATTTTCATGTATTATGCGATTAAGTTTGGCTGGATAGATTGCCCCATTAAGAATAAAACATTCCACAATATTGCTTTGGATATTGAAACCCTAAACCAAGAAGCCCTAAAAAACACTTATGATGTGAGCGCAATCAGCTTTGGGCTATACCCTAAAATTGCGAACGACTACGCCTTGCTCCCTACAGCGACAAGCTTTGGGAATGGCTATGGGCCTAAATTAGTGAAAAAAAAGGGCGTGAAATTGAAAAAAGATTTTAGAGTCGCACTCAGTGGGGAGCACACCACCAACGCTCTCTTGTTTAAGATCTATTACAAACATGCACGCATCGCTTATATGAATTTTTTAGACATTGAAAAAGCGGTTTTGGAAGAAAAAGTGCATGCAGGCGTATTGATCCATGAAAATATTTTGGATTTCCATAATGAATTAGAAGTGGAAAAAGAATTGTGGGATGTTTGGAAAGAACTCATTAAAGTGGATTTGCCCCTGCCTTTAGGGGGCATGGCGATTAGGCGCTCTATCCCTTTGTATCGCGCGATTTTGATTAAAAAGGCTTTGATTAAAGCGGTTGAAGTCGCGCTAAAACATCAAAATTTACTCTCTGAAATGCTGTTAGAGCGCTCGCTCATTCGTGTCAATAAAGAGCAGCTACAAACCTATTTAAGCTTGTATGCGAATGAAACTTCAACGCACTTAAGCGAGATTCAAATTCTCGCCATAGACAAGCTTTTTGAATTGGGCTATCAGCATGGGTTTTATGCCAGTTTGTTAAAGACTAAAGATTGCTTGCTCACTGATGAATATTTAAAATACCGTTTTTCTTAA
- the recA gene encoding recombinase RecA, which translates to MAIDEDKQKAISLAIKQIDKVFGKGALVRLGDKQVEKIDAISTGSLGLDLALGIGGVPKGRIIEIYGPESSGKTTLSLHIIAECQKNGGVCAFIDAEHALDVHYAKRLGVDTENLLVSQPDTGEQALEILETITRSGGIDLVVVDSVAALTPKAEIDGDMGDQHVGLQARLMSHALRKITGVLHKMNTTLIFINQIRMKIGMMGYGSPETTTGGNALKFYASVRIDIRRIAALKQNEQHIGNRAKAKVVKNKVAPPFREAEFDIMFGEGISKEGEIIDYGVKLDIVDKSGAWLSYQDKKLGQGRENAKALLKEDKALADEITLKIKESIGSNEEIMPLPDEPLEEME; encoded by the coding sequence ATGGCAATAGATGAAGACAAACAAAAAGCGATTTCTTTAGCGATCAAACAAATTGATAAGGTTTTTGGTAAGGGGGCGTTGGTGCGCCTTGGGGATAAGCAAGTAGAAAAGATTGACGCTATTTCTACAGGCTCGTTAGGGTTGGATCTGGCTTTAGGGATTGGGGGCGTTCCAAAGGGTAGGATCATTGAAATTTATGGGCCAGAGTCAAGCGGGAAGACCACTCTAAGTTTGCATATTATTGCAGAATGCCAAAAAAATGGCGGCGTGTGCGCGTTCATTGACGCTGAGCATGCCCTAGATGTGCATTACGCTAAGAGATTGGGCGTGGATACGGAAAATCTACTCGTTTCCCAACCTGATACAGGCGAGCAAGCTTTAGAGATTTTAGAAACGATCACCAGAAGCGGAGGGATTGATTTAGTGGTGGTGGATTCCGTAGCGGCTCTTACGCCTAAAGCGGAGATTGATGGGGATATGGGCGATCAGCATGTGGGCTTGCAAGCAAGGCTTATGAGCCATGCGTTAAGAAAAATCACCGGTGTTTTGCACAAGATGAACACTACTTTAATTTTTATCAATCAAATCAGGATGAAGATTGGCATGATGGGTTATGGGAGTCCAGAGACCACAACCGGAGGTAATGCTTTAAAATTCTATGCGAGCGTTAGGATTGATATTAGAAGGATTGCGGCTTTAAAACAAAACGAACAACATATCGGTAACAGAGCTAAAGCCAAAGTGGTTAAAAATAAAGTCGCTCCGCCCTTTAGAGAAGCGGAATTTGACATCATGTTTGGGGAAGGGATTTCTAAAGAGGGCGAAATCATTGATTATGGCGTGAAATTAGACATTGTGGATAAGAGTGGGGCATGGCTTAGCTACCAGGATAAAAAGCTAGGGCAAGGCCGAGAAAACGCTAAAGCCTTACTCAAAGAAGACAAAGCCCTAGCGGATGAAATCACTCTTAAGATTAAAGAGAGTATTGGCTCTAATGAAGAGATCATGCCCTTACCGGATGAGCCTTTAGAAGAAATGGAATAG
- the eno gene encoding phosphopyruvate hydratase — translation MLTIKDIHALEVMDSRGNPTIQASVILSDNTKASAIVPSGASTGKREALELRDNDKTRFLGKGVLRACENVNSVIKHHLIGLEAINQAFVDERLRALDGTPNYANLGANAVLGVSMALARASAKALNLPLYRYLGGANALTLPVPMLNIINGGTHANNSIDFQEYMIMPLGFESFKEALRASAEVYHTLKKLLDGKNQLTSVGDEGGFAPNFNNNVEPLEVISQAIEKAGYKLGEEIALALDVASSELVDENFNYHLKGENKILDSHELVAYYKKLVAKYPIVSIEDGLSEDDWEGWAFLSKELGRQIQLVGDDLFVTNASLLQKGIEKNIANAILIKPNQIGTISETLETIRLAKHHAYQCVMSHRSGESEDSFIADFAVALNTGEIKTGSTARSERIAKYNRLLEIEHELKGGIYIGKELFKHG, via the coding sequence ATGCTAACCATTAAAGATATTCATGCTTTAGAAGTGATGGATAGTAGGGGCAATCCTACCATTCAAGCCAGCGTGATTTTAAGCGATAACACTAAAGCGAGTGCGATTGTGCCTAGCGGGGCGAGCACCGGTAAAAGGGAAGCGTTAGAATTAAGGGATAATGACAAAACCCGTTTTTTGGGTAAAGGGGTCTTAAGGGCATGCGAAAATGTCAATAGCGTGATCAAACACCATTTAATAGGGCTTGAAGCGATCAATCAAGCCTTTGTAGATGAGAGGTTAAGGGCTTTAGACGGCACGCCTAATTACGCTAATTTAGGGGCGAACGCTGTTTTGGGCGTTTCTATGGCGTTAGCAAGGGCTAGCGCAAAGGCTTTAAATCTGCCATTATACCGCTATTTAGGGGGGGCTAACGCTTTGACTTTGCCTGTGCCGATGCTCAATATCATCAACGGCGGAACGCATGCGAATAATTCCATAGACTTTCAAGAATACATGATCATGCCTTTAGGGTTTGAGAGTTTTAAAGAAGCCTTAAGAGCGAGCGCGGAAGTCTATCACACGCTTAAAAAACTTTTAGATGGGAAGAATCAACTCACAAGCGTGGGCGATGAGGGGGGTTTTGCACCTAATTTTAACAACAATGTAGAACCCCTTGAAGTCATTTCTCAAGCCATTGAAAAAGCCGGCTATAAATTAGGCGAAGAAATAGCGCTCGCTTTAGATGTAGCGAGCAGCGAGTTGGTGGATGAAAATTTCAATTACCATTTAAAGGGTGAAAATAAGATTCTAGATTCGCATGAATTAGTGGCTTATTATAAAAAGTTGGTGGCAAAATACCCGATTGTGTCTATTGAAGATGGTTTGAGCGAAGACGATTGGGAGGGTTGGGCGTTTTTAAGCAAGGAATTAGGGCGTCAAATCCAGTTAGTGGGCGATGATTTGTTTGTAACGAACGCAAGCCTCTTGCAAAAAGGCATTGAAAAAAACATCGCAAACGCCATTTTGATCAAACCCAATCAAATCGGCACCATTAGTGAGACTTTAGAGACCATAAGATTAGCCAAACACCATGCCTATCAATGCGTGATGAGCCATAGAAGCGGGGAGAGTGAGGACAGCTTTATCGCTGATTTTGCAGTCGCATTGAATACGGGAGAGATTAAAACCGGATCCACCGCAAGGAGTGAAAGGATCGCCAAATACAACCGCCTTTTAGAGATTGAGCATGAATTAAAAGGGGGGATTTATATCGGTAAAGAGTTGTTTAAGCATGGCTAG
- a CDS encoding cytochrome c oxidase, cbb3-type, CcoQ subunit: MDLESLRGFAYAFFTILFTLFLYAYIFSMYRKQKKGIVDYERYGYLALNDALEDELIEPRHKEVHDKGIKES; this comes from the coding sequence ATGGATTTAGAAAGTTTGAGAGGTTTTGCGTATGCGTTTTTCACCATTCTTTTTACGCTCTTTTTGTACGCTTATATTTTTAGCATGTATAGAAAGCAAAAAAAGGGCATCGTGGATTATGAGCGATACGGGTATTTAGCGTTAAATGATGCTTTAGAAGATGAGTTGATTGAACCACGCCATAAAGAAGTTCATGATAAGGGCATAAAGGAAAGTTGA